In Pseudomonas abieticivorans, the genomic window GCCAGGTCGCTGCGGCTGCCGGTCAGCGGATTGAACAGCGCGGCAGTCGTCACGCCGGGCAGTGTCACCGATGTGCCGCTGGCACTCCAGAACAGCCACAAGTGCGTGCCGTCGTTGCGGGTCCAGGCCACGCTGAACAGGTCGTCCGGTGCGCCGCTCAGCGCCGGGCCATCGGCTGGCTCCAGGCGCGGGCCGCTCACCTTGAGGAAGTTTTGCAACGCGTTGTAGACCGGCTTCGGGTTGCCGTCCAGGTCCAGCAGGCCGTAGTACTGGTCGCGCGGGCTGGCGCGTGCATCCAGGTCAGCCAGGTTGAACAGGAAGATGCGCTGGAAGTCCATGGCACTCATCATGGCCAGGCGGCGCAAGGTGAAATCAGCCTGGCCGTCGGTACCGATCAGTTTTTGCATTTCCACGGGGCCTGCGTAGCTCGACCAGCCCCATTCGGTGGCCCATACCTGCTGCACGCCCTTGGCGTGCAACACGCTGTTGAGGTAGTTGGCCCGGGTCAGGAAGTCTTGGGCGCTGATGTCGTCGCCCTCGGGGTATTCGGAGTAGGGGTGATAGGCGGCGATGATGTTCTTGCTTGCCAGCCCTTGGCTCAGCAGGGTCGACAGCATCAGCCCGTCGGTGCTGCGCATCTGGCTGTAGTAGGCCATGCCTGCGGTGGCCACCGGTTTGCCGGGCAGTGCCGCACGAATGGCGTCGGCGGTGGTGAACAGCAGGTTGCCGTACGCCACGGGATCTTCCTTGGGCCGCCAGATGATGTTGGGTTCATTCCACACTTGCCAAGTACCTACCTGGGGGTAGCGTTTGGCAAGCATGACCATGCGTTCGGCATACACGTTGAAATCGCTGGGCGGATATTGGTCAGTGTTGCTGGCCCCGGCCGGCGCGCTGGTGGCAAAGGGCGCCGAACCGACCATGTAGGCCAGGATGTTGTACTTGTGGCTGGCCATGGCAGTCATCGCACCATCCAGCGCGGTCAGGTTGTACACCGCTTGTTCAGGTTCCAGCATGGCCCAATGGGTGGTCAGCCGTACCCAGTTCAGGCCCAGGGCGTCGAGGTTGTCCATCTGCTTGTTGTAGACGCTGCTGTCGTAATACTGAAACTGCGCGTTGACCCCCAGAAAGTCTTTCCAGACCACCGCGCGCGGCCCGCGCAGGGTGGTCTGGGCCTCGGCCTTGGTGCTCCATTGCAGGCTGGCGGCGCTGATCGCCGCGACCAGCAGTAACGGTACCCACACGATCGGTTTTCGCCACATGTTCAATGCTCCGTGCATGCTGCTGCAAATACCTTGAGGAAACGTTCTGCGGTGTGTGGCCAGACGCGCTGGCTGCCGATCAGGCTGGCGTGTTCGGACCAGCGCTGGGCCAGCTCCGGGGTGGCGCACAGGTGGCTGATCTCGGCGGCCAGCGCGGCGACATTGCCTTGGGCAAAAATCACCCCATTGCCACCGGCCACTTCTTCGGCGAAGGAGCGGGCGTCGGAGGTGATTGCCCCGCGCCCACAGGCCACCGCCCAAGACAGAGCACCGCTGGTGCCGCGCTGGGTGCCGAGCAATTTGAGCTTGCTCGATTCACGGTACGGCAACACCATCACGTGATGCGCCTGGATGACCTTGGCGATGTCGGCAGCGGGCAGGTCCAGCTGCCAGTCGATGTTGCCTTCCAAGCCTGCCTGGGTAATGCGTTGGCGCAGTTGGCCGATGTAGCCACCGGAAGGGCCGAAGGCCATTTCCGGTTCACTGCCGCCGGCCAGGGTCAATCGGATGGTGCTGCGCAAGGCTGGCTGCTGGGCAAAGGTCAGCGTCAGGGCATCAAGCAGGTCCTCGATCCCCTTGCCGCGGTAGATGAAGCCGAAATACAACAGGCGCAACGGTTCCAAGGGCGG contains:
- a CDS encoding beta-galactosidase — its product is MWRKPIVWVPLLLVAAISAASLQWSTKAEAQTTLRGPRAVVWKDFLGVNAQFQYYDSSVYNKQMDNLDALGLNWVRLTTHWAMLEPEQAVYNLTALDGAMTAMASHKYNILAYMVGSAPFATSAPAGASNTDQYPPSDFNVYAERMVMLAKRYPQVGTWQVWNEPNIIWRPKEDPVAYGNLLFTTADAIRAALPGKPVATAGMAYYSQMRSTDGLMLSTLLSQGLASKNIIAAYHPYSEYPEGDDISAQDFLTRANYLNSVLHAKGVQQVWATEWGWSSYAGPVEMQKLIGTDGQADFTLRRLAMMSAMDFQRIFLFNLADLDARASPRDQYYGLLDLDGNPKPVYNALQNFLKVSGPRLEPADGPALSGAPDDLFSVAWTRNDGTHLWLFWSASGTSVTLPGVTTAALFNPLTGSRSDLANEKGINVPVKSSLQMLVW
- a CDS encoding glycosyltransferase; this translates as MHIALLAPLPPEKNGIADYAGHLKSALEQQGVTISTPLLGVGNDVDKALERVAQWDWQGIDLVHAEIGGGRLAEFNALRELRRRFPGLPITATVHDPERLVWRRAQLPWPLSMASGMPSPVPQIATVLADPLCLHEERQLARSLTRLITLTQSGGHALRKRMGLREEQMAVVPHGNLLIPPAPLPPLEPLRLLYFGFIYRGKGIEDLLDALTLTFAQQPALRSTIRLTLAGGSEPEMAFGPSGGYIGQLRQRITQAGLEGNIDWQLDLPAADIAKVIQAHHVMVLPYRESSKLKLLGTQRGTSGALSWAVACGRGAITSDARSFAEEVAGGNGVIFAQGNVAALAAEISHLCATPELAQRWSEHASLIGSQRVWPHTAERFLKVFAAACTEH